A genomic stretch from Meriones unguiculatus strain TT.TT164.6M chromosome 15, Bangor_MerUng_6.1, whole genome shotgun sequence includes:
- the Sf3b1 gene encoding splicing factor 3B subunit 1 isoform X3: MAKIAKTHEDIEAQIREIQGKKAALDEAQGVGLDSTGYYDQEIYGGSDSRFAGYVTSIAATELEDDDDDYSSSTSLLGQKKPGYHAPVALLNDIPQSTEQYDPFAEHRPPKIADREDEYKKHRRTMIISPERLDPFADGFYSAA, from the exons ATGGCGAAGATCGCCAAGACTCACGAAG ATATTGAAGCACAGATTCGAGAAATTCAAGGCAAGAAGGCAGCTCTTGATGAAGCCCAAGGAGTGGGCCTTGATTCCACAGGTTATTATGACCAAGAAATTTATGGTGGAAGTGATAGCAGATTTGCTGGATACGTGACATCAATTGCTGCCACTGAACTTGAAGAT GATGACGATGACTACTCTTCATCTACGAGCTTGCTTGGTCAGAAGAAGCCTGGGTACCATGCCCCTGTGGCACTCCTTAATGATATTCCACAGTCAACAGAGCAG TATGATCCATTTGCTGAACATCGCCCCCCAAAGATTGCAGATCGGGAAGATGAATACAAAAAGCATAGGCGGACCATGATAATTTCTCCAGAGCGTCTTGATCCTTTTGCAGATG GCTTCTATTCTGCTGCTTGA